A stretch of Pseudomonas sp. 7SR1 DNA encodes these proteins:
- a CDS encoding inorganic phosphate transporter, whose product MIDLFSGLDAWVLVSLLLALAFVLAFEFINGFHDTANAVATVIYTKAMPPHLAVFFSGVFNFLGVLLGGVGVAYAIVHLLPVELLINVNTGHGLAMVFSLLAAAITWNLGTWYFGIPASSSHTLIGSILGVGLANALINDIPLADGVNWQKAIDIGASLVFSPMAGFLIAALVLIGLKWWRPLSKMHKTPEQRRKIDDKKHPPFWNRLVLVISAMAVSFVHGSNDGQKGIGLIMLVLIGIVPAQFVLDLNSTTYQIERTRDATLHLSQFYQRNNESLGEYLALGKSVNGDLPEKFRCNPQQTEPTINALLDTLKGVADYHSLPSEKRIEVRRYLLCLDDTAKKVGKLPGLAAREKDDLNKLRKDLTATTEYAPFWVILAVALALGLGTMVGWKRVVLTIGEKIGKQGMTYAQGMSAQITTACMIGMANIFSLPVSTTHVLSSGVAGTMVANKSGLQGGTVRNILLAWVLTLPATVGLSAALFWLASTAIVS is encoded by the coding sequence ATGATCGATTTATTCAGCGGACTGGATGCTTGGGTGCTTGTGAGCCTCTTGCTCGCCCTGGCTTTTGTCCTCGCCTTCGAGTTCATCAACGGCTTTCATGACACCGCTAACGCGGTTGCCACTGTTATCTACACCAAGGCCATGCCGCCTCACCTGGCGGTGTTCTTCTCCGGTGTGTTCAATTTCCTCGGCGTGCTGCTCGGAGGCGTGGGCGTAGCCTACGCCATCGTGCACCTGTTGCCGGTGGAACTGCTGATCAATGTGAACACCGGGCACGGGTTGGCCATGGTGTTCTCGCTGCTTGCAGCGGCCATCACCTGGAACCTGGGCACCTGGTACTTCGGTATCCCGGCTTCCAGCTCCCACACGCTGATCGGCTCGATCCTCGGCGTGGGCCTGGCCAACGCGTTGATCAACGACATCCCCCTGGCCGACGGCGTGAACTGGCAGAAAGCGATCGATATCGGCGCGTCCCTGGTGTTCTCGCCCATGGCCGGCTTCCTGATTGCCGCCCTGGTATTGATCGGCCTGAAATGGTGGCGTCCGCTGTCGAAGATGCACAAGACGCCGGAGCAGCGTCGCAAGATCGACGACAAGAAGCATCCGCCGTTCTGGAACCGCCTGGTCCTGGTGATTTCAGCCATGGCCGTCAGCTTCGTCCACGGCTCCAACGATGGCCAGAAAGGTATCGGCCTGATCATGCTGGTGCTGATCGGTATCGTGCCGGCGCAGTTCGTCCTCGACCTGAACAGCACCACCTACCAGATCGAACGCACCCGCGACGCCACGCTGCACCTGAGCCAGTTCTACCAGCGCAACAACGAATCCCTGGGCGAATACCTGGCGCTGGGCAAGAGCGTGAACGGCGACCTGCCCGAGAAATTCCGCTGCAACCCGCAGCAGACCGAACCGACCATCAATGCCTTGCTCGACACCCTCAAGGGTGTGGCCGACTATCACTCGCTGCCATCGGAAAAGCGCATCGAGGTGCGTCGCTACCTGCTCTGCCTGGACGACACGGCGAAGAAAGTGGGCAAGCTGCCTGGCCTGGCCGCCCGCGAGAAGGATGACCTGAACAAGCTGCGCAAGGACCTGACCGCCACCACCGAGTACGCTCCGTTCTGGGTGATCCTGGCCGTCGCCCTGGCCCTGGGCCTGGGGACCATGGTCGGTTGGAAACGCGTGGTGCTGACCATCGGCGAGAAGATCGGCAAGCAGGGCATGACCTATGCCCAGGGTATGTCCGCACAGATCACCACCGCGTGCATGATCGGCATGGCGAACATCTTCAGCCTGCCGGTTTCCACCACCCATGTGCTGTCCTCCGGCGTGGCAGGCACCATGGTTGCCAACAAGAGCGGCCTGCAAGGCGGCACGGTGCGCAACATCCTGCTGGCCTGGGTGCTGACCCTGCCAGCCACGGTGGGCCTGTCGGCCGCGCTGTTCTGGCTCGCCTCCACCGCCATCGTCAGCTGA
- a CDS encoding ATPase — protein sequence MPMRNDANDDFDDVPSLRVRADIPDDDDFLPNRPPHVQARTAPVAAARVKGPSTGPLWALIGALSCAFAFLAWWSFQQISLMEQQLVATQESFARISEDAAGRLQDISGKVVAGQSNVMSDSEALKAQIKQLDNKLQEQGRQFDSKLLEQYRQQQATFGPSADLDKELAQLIAQASEQQNTNTQLQASNKELQAQVKALVAEVTTLKNQGEGGALDAQLKSIGADITALKRATSNSAIDRLEQDVIVLKSQQDKGGNTAEFDAFRGQVTRNINTLQAQIQHLQQQLNARAQ from the coding sequence ATGCCCATGCGTAACGATGCCAACGACGACTTCGATGATGTTCCGAGCCTGCGGGTGCGGGCCGACATTCCCGATGACGATGACTTTTTGCCCAACCGCCCGCCCCACGTACAGGCACGCACGGCCCCGGTCGCGGCGGCCCGGGTCAAGGGGCCCAGCACCGGACCGCTGTGGGCGCTGATCGGCGCGCTGTCGTGTGCATTCGCGTTCCTGGCCTGGTGGAGCTTCCAGCAGATCTCCCTCATGGAACAGCAACTGGTGGCTACCCAGGAAAGTTTCGCCCGCATCAGCGAGGACGCGGCGGGGCGCCTGCAGGACATCTCCGGCAAGGTGGTCGCCGGGCAGTCCAATGTCATGAGCGACAGTGAAGCCTTGAAAGCGCAGATCAAGCAATTGGACAACAAGTTGCAGGAGCAGGGACGGCAATTCGACAGCAAGCTGCTGGAGCAGTACAGGCAACAGCAAGCCACGTTCGGTCCGTCCGCTGACCTGGACAAGGAACTGGCCCAGCTCATTGCCCAGGCCTCCGAACAGCAGAACACCAATACCCAGCTTCAGGCTTCCAACAAGGAGCTCCAGGCCCAGGTCAAGGCGCTGGTGGCTGAAGTCACCACCCTGAAGAACCAGGGCGAGGGCGGAGCCCTGGATGCCCAGCTCAAGAGCATCGGTGCCGACATCACTGCGCTGAAAAGAGCCACCTCCAACTCTGCCATCGACCGTCTCGAGCAGGATGTCATCGTGCTCAAGAGCCAACAGGACAAGGGTGGCAACACTGCCGAGTTCGATGCCTTCCGCGGCCAGGTCACCCGCAACATCAACACCTTGCAAGCACAGATCCAGCATCTGCAGCAGCAGCTCAACGCCCGGGCCCAATAA
- the ccoM gene encoding cytochrome c oxidase subunit CcoM, whose amino-acid sequence MFFDNVVFAGILTVGLMFVFFAVFGLFIWKDAHKRRKP is encoded by the coding sequence ATGTTTTTCGATAATGTGGTGTTTGCCGGGATACTGACGGTCGGCCTCATGTTCGTATTCTTCGCTGTATTTGGATTATTCATCTGGAAAGACGCACATAAGCGTAGAAAGCCATAA
- a CDS encoding cache domain-containing protein, which translates to MVLFHKMAWLGAMLMLGLAQAQAATGDDGQAARALLEKALAYYHDNGDKAFAAFSRQGEFVDKDRYVFVVDTQGVMLASGGPSSALIGRDVSEVLGPDLRKAFKDALKTPEASGIQQAEYRWQNWADGKVERKHVYFQRVGERILAVGYYLPRASAEQARALLDKASNDLLKNEKATLAAINSLKGGYLQDDLYVFVVDLDTRRYVGHGTNLRLINTDFAKVKDPDGKPVGEPILAMLGQQDAGEYEYRWKNPVTGKVEDKHAYLKKVGHFLVAVGYYSP; encoded by the coding sequence ATGGTTCTTTTTCACAAGATGGCCTGGCTGGGGGCGATGTTGATGCTGGGGCTTGCCCAGGCCCAGGCGGCCACCGGGGACGATGGCCAGGCGGCCCGGGCGCTGCTGGAAAAGGCCTTGGCCTATTACCACGACAACGGCGACAAGGCCTTTGCCGCCTTCAGCCGCCAGGGGGAGTTCGTCGACAAGGATCGTTACGTGTTCGTGGTGGATACCCAAGGTGTGATGCTGGCCAGCGGCGGGCCTTCCTCGGCGTTGATCGGGAGAGACGTTTCCGAAGTGTTGGGGCCGGATTTGCGCAAGGCCTTCAAGGACGCCTTGAAAACCCCGGAGGCCAGTGGCATCCAGCAGGCCGAATACCGCTGGCAGAACTGGGCGGACGGCAAGGTAGAGCGCAAGCATGTGTATTTCCAGCGTGTCGGCGAGCGCATCCTGGCCGTTGGCTATTATCTGCCCCGGGCTTCCGCCGAACAGGCCAGGGCGCTGCTGGACAAGGCCTCGAACGACTTGCTGAAAAACGAGAAGGCCACCCTGGCGGCGATCAACTCCCTCAAGGGCGGTTATCTGCAGGATGACCTGTATGTCTTCGTCGTGGACCTCGATACCCGGCGCTATGTCGGACACGGCACCAACCTGCGCTTGATCAATACCGACTTCGCCAAGGTCAAGGACCCGGATGGCAAGCCGGTGGGTGAGCCGATCCTGGCCATGCTTGGCCAGCAGGATGCGGGGGAGTATGAGTATCGCTGGAAGAATCCAGTAACGGGCAAGGTCGAGGACAAGCACGCGTACCTGAAGAAGGTCGGACATTTCCTGGTGGCGGTGGGGTATTACAGCCCTTGA
- a CDS encoding CoA transferase subunit A: MAEILSLHDAVKQFVNDGDTVALEGFTHLIPTAAGHEIIRQGKKDLTLVRMTPDLIYDQLIGAGCARKLIFSWGGNPGVGSLHRLRDAVEKQWPHPMEIEEHSHADLANAYVAGASGLPFAVLRAYAGSDLPKVNPLIKSVTCPFTGEVLAAVPSVRPDVTVIHAQKADRKGNVLLWGILGVQKEAALAAKRCIVTVEEIVDDLNAPMNACVLPTWALSAVCHVPGGAHPSYAHGYTERDNRFYQAWDPIARDRGTFTAWIDEYIHGTRDFNEFQARLAAASQVKP, encoded by the coding sequence ATGGCTGAAATCCTTTCGCTGCACGACGCGGTGAAGCAATTCGTGAACGACGGCGATACCGTCGCACTGGAAGGCTTCACTCACCTGATTCCGACGGCGGCGGGTCATGAAATCATTCGCCAGGGCAAGAAAGACCTGACCCTGGTACGGATGACCCCCGACCTGATCTATGACCAGTTGATCGGCGCCGGCTGTGCCCGCAAGCTGATTTTCTCCTGGGGCGGTAACCCAGGCGTGGGCTCGCTGCACCGCCTGCGTGACGCGGTGGAGAAGCAGTGGCCGCACCCGATGGAAATCGAGGAACACAGCCACGCCGACCTGGCCAATGCCTACGTCGCCGGGGCCTCGGGCCTGCCGTTCGCCGTCTTGCGGGCCTACGCCGGCTCCGACTTGCCCAAGGTCAACCCGCTGATCAAAAGCGTGACCTGCCCCTTCACCGGGGAAGTCCTGGCCGCCGTGCCCTCCGTGCGTCCCGACGTCACGGTGATCCATGCCCAGAAAGCCGACCGCAAGGGTAACGTGCTGCTCTGGGGCATCCTGGGTGTGCAGAAGGAAGCTGCCCTGGCGGCCAAGCGTTGCATCGTCACGGTGGAAGAAATCGTCGACGACTTGAACGCGCCGATGAACGCCTGTGTGTTGCCGACGTGGGCGTTGAGTGCGGTGTGCCATGTGCCGGGTGGTGCCCATCCGTCCTATGCCCACGGCTACACCGAACGTGACAATCGTTTTTATCAGGCGTGGGATCCTATTGCTCGGGATCGTGGGACGTTTACCGCCTGGATCGACGAATACATCCACGGTACCCGTGATTTCAATGAATTCCAGGCCAGACTGGCAGCCGCTTCGCAGGTGAAACCATGA
- a CDS encoding NAD-dependent epimerase/dehydratase family protein, translated as MKILVTGASGFIGGRFARFALEQGLDVRVNGRRAESVEHLVRRGAQFVPGDLSDPLLARDLCQDVEAVVHCAGAVGLWGRYQDFHQGNVQLTENIVEACLKQKVRRLVHLSSPSIYFDGRDHLGLTEDQVPKRFAHPYAATKYLAEQKVFGAQEFGLEVLALRPRFVTGAGDMSIFPRLLKMQRKGRLAIIGNGLNKVDFTSVQNLNEALLSSLLATGSALGKAYNISNGVPVPLWDVVNYVMRRMDVPQVRRYRSYGLAYSVAALNEGVCKLWPGRPEPTLSRLGMQVMNRHFTLDIGRARHYLDYDPQVSLWTALDEFCAWWTGR; from the coding sequence ATGAAGATTCTGGTCACCGGCGCAAGCGGCTTCATTGGCGGGCGCTTCGCGCGTTTCGCCCTGGAGCAGGGCCTGGATGTGCGGGTCAACGGACGCCGGGCCGAGAGCGTGGAGCACCTGGTGCGTCGCGGTGCGCAGTTCGTCCCGGGGGACCTGAGCGATCCGCTGCTGGCCCGCGACCTGTGCCAGGATGTCGAGGCTGTGGTGCATTGCGCCGGCGCGGTGGGGCTCTGGGGACGCTATCAGGATTTCCACCAGGGCAACGTCCAGCTCACGGAAAACATCGTCGAGGCCTGCCTCAAGCAGAAGGTCCGGCGCCTGGTCCACCTGTCGTCCCCGTCGATCTATTTTGACGGCCGCGACCACCTAGGGCTGACCGAGGACCAGGTGCCCAAGCGCTTCGCTCATCCGTACGCGGCCACCAAGTACCTGGCCGAGCAGAAGGTCTTCGGTGCCCAGGAATTCGGGCTTGAGGTACTGGCCCTGCGACCGCGCTTCGTGACCGGGGCGGGGGACATGAGCATTTTCCCGCGGCTGTTGAAGATGCAACGCAAGGGTCGACTGGCGATCATCGGCAACGGTTTGAACAAGGTGGATTTCACCAGTGTGCAGAACCTCAACGAAGCCCTGCTCAGCAGTTTGCTGGCCACCGGCTCCGCCCTGGGCAAGGCCTATAACATCAGCAACGGGGTGCCGGTTCCGTTGTGGGATGTGGTCAACTATGTGATGCGCCGGATGGACGTCCCACAGGTTCGGCGTTACCGTTCCTACGGTTTGGCCTACAGCGTCGCGGCCTTGAACGAAGGCGTCTGCAAATTATGGCCGGGTCGCCCCGAGCCGACGCTCTCGCGGCTGGGCATGCAGGTCATGAACAGGCATTTCACCCTCGACATCGGTCGGGCCCGGCATTATCTCGATTACGATCCGCAGGTCAGCCTGTGGACGGCCCTCGATGAGTTCTGTGCCTGGTGGACAGGCCGCTGA
- the rapA gene encoding RNA polymerase-associated protein RapA has protein sequence MAQQYQPGQRWISDSEAELGLGTVLAQDGRLLTVLYPATGDTRQYALRNAPLTRVRFSPGDVITHFEGWKMTVREVDDVDGLLVYHGLNGQNEVVTLPETQLSNFIQFRLASDRLFAGQIDPLAWFSLRYYTLEHTSRQLQSPLWGLGGVRAQPIAHQLHIAREVADRIAPRVLLADEVGLGKTIEAGLVIHRQLLSGRASRVLILVPENLQHQWLVEMRRRFNLQVALFDEERFIESDASNPFEDTQLALVALEWLVDDEKAQDALFAAGWDLMVVDEAHHLVWHEDRVSPQYALVEQLAETIPGVLLLTATPEQLGQDSHFARLRLLDPNRFHDLKAFRAESENYRPVAEAVQELLDKGRLSPEAHQTIHGFLGNEGEALLTAVNDGDVEASARLVRELLDRHGTGRVLFRNTRAAVQGFPERKLHAYPLPCPDQYLELPLGDHAELYPEVSFQAQTDTGEEERWWRFDPRVEWLIDTLKMLKRTKVLVICAHAETAMDLEDALRVRSGIPATVFHEGMSILERDRAAAYFADEEFGAQVLICSEIGSEGRNFQFAHHLVLFDLPAHPDLLEQRIGRLDRIGQKHTIELHAPYLETSPQARLFQWYHEALNAFLNTCPTGNALQHQFGPRLLPLLEEADDGEWQALIDEARAERERLEAELHTGRDRLLELNSGGAGEGDALVEAILEQDDQFALPIYMETLFDAFGIDSEDHSDNALILKPSEKMLDASFPLGDDEGVTITYDRNQALSREDMQFITWEHPMVQGGMDLVLSGSMGNTAVALIKNKALKPGTVLLELLYVSEVVAPRSLQLGRYLPPAALRCLLDANGNDLAARVSFETLNDQLESVPRASANKFIQAQRDQLTPRINAGEEKVAPRHAERVAEAQRRLAADTDEELARLTALQAVNPTVRDSELVALRQQREQGLAMLEKAALRLEAIRVLVAG, from the coding sequence ATGGCGCAGCAGTATCAACCGGGGCAACGCTGGATCAGTGACAGCGAAGCGGAGTTGGGTTTAGGCACCGTTCTGGCACAGGACGGCCGCTTGTTGACCGTGCTCTACCCGGCCACTGGCGACACTCGCCAGTACGCGCTACGGAATGCGCCCCTCACCCGTGTGCGGTTTTCGCCGGGCGATGTGATCACTCATTTCGAAGGCTGGAAGATGACCGTGCGCGAAGTCGATGACGTCGACGGACTGCTGGTCTACCACGGCCTCAACGGGCAGAACGAAGTCGTGACCCTGCCTGAGACCCAACTGTCGAACTTCATCCAGTTCCGCCTGGCCAGCGACCGCCTGTTCGCCGGCCAGATCGACCCGCTGGCCTGGTTCTCCCTGCGCTACTACACCCTCGAGCATACCAGCCGGCAGCTGCAGTCCCCGCTATGGGGCCTGGGCGGCGTCCGTGCCCAACCCATCGCGCACCAGCTGCACATTGCCCGAGAAGTGGCCGACCGCATCGCCCCTCGGGTATTGCTGGCGGACGAAGTGGGCCTGGGCAAGACCATCGAGGCCGGCCTGGTCATACACCGCCAGTTGCTGTCCGGACGGGCCAGCCGTGTGCTGATCCTGGTTCCGGAAAACCTCCAGCACCAATGGCTGGTGGAAATGCGCCGGCGCTTCAACCTGCAGGTCGCCCTGTTCGATGAAGAACGCTTTATCGAAAGCGATGCCAGCAACCCGTTCGAAGACACCCAGTTGGCCCTGGTCGCACTGGAGTGGCTGGTGGACGACGAAAAGGCCCAGGACGCGCTGTTTGCCGCCGGCTGGGACCTGATGGTGGTCGATGAAGCCCATCACCTGGTCTGGCACGAAGACCGGGTCAGCCCTCAATACGCGCTGGTCGAACAACTGGCCGAGACGATCCCGGGTGTGTTGCTGCTGACGGCGACCCCGGAACAGTTGGGACAGGACAGCCACTTTGCCCGCCTGCGCCTGCTGGACCCGAACCGTTTCCACGACCTCAAGGCCTTCCGCGCCGAAAGCGAGAACTATCGCCCGGTGGCCGAAGCCGTGCAGGAGCTGCTGGACAAGGGCCGCCTCTCGCCCGAAGCCCACCAGACCATCCACGGCTTCCTGGGCAACGAAGGCGAAGCCTTGCTGACCGCCGTCAACGATGGCGATGTCGAAGCCAGTGCCCGCCTGGTGCGCGAACTGCTGGACCGCCACGGCACCGGCCGGGTCCTGTTCCGCAACACCCGCGCCGCGGTGCAGGGCTTCCCGGAGCGCAAGCTGCATGCCTATCCGCTGCCGTGCCCTGACCAGTACCTCGAACTGCCTTTGGGCGATCACGCCGAGCTGTATCCGGAAGTCAGCTTCCAGGCCCAGACGGACACCGGCGAGGAAGAGCGCTGGTGGCGCTTCGATCCGCGCGTCGAGTGGCTGATCGACACCCTGAAGATGCTCAAGCGCACCAAAGTGCTGGTGATCTGCGCCCACGCCGAAACCGCCATGGATCTGGAAGACGCCCTGCGCGTACGCTCCGGCATCCCGGCCACGGTGTTCCACGAGGGCATGAGCATCCTGGAGCGTGACCGCGCAGCCGCCTATTTCGCCGACGAAGAGTTTGGCGCCCAGGTGTTGATCTGCTCGGAAATCGGCAGCGAAGGCCGCAACTTCCAGTTTGCCCACCACTTGGTGCTGTTCGATCTGCCAGCGCACCCGGACCTGCTGGAACAACGTATCGGACGCCTGGACCGGATCGGCCAGAAGCACACCATCGAGTTGCATGCGCCGTACCTGGAAACCAGCCCCCAGGCACGCCTGTTCCAGTGGTATCACGAAGCCCTGAATGCGTTCCTCAACACTTGCCCGACCGGCAACGCCCTGCAGCATCAGTTCGGCCCGCGCCTGCTGCCACTACTGGAAGAAGCCGACGACGGCGAGTGGCAAGCGCTGATCGACGAGGCTCGCGCCGAGCGCGAACGCCTGGAAGCCGAGCTGCACACCGGTCGCGACCGCCTGCTGGAGCTCAACTCCGGCGGCGCTGGCGAAGGCGATGCACTGGTGGAGGCCATTCTCGAGCAGGATGACCAGTTCGCCCTGCCGATCTACATGGAAACCTTGTTCGACGCGTTCGGCATCGACAGTGAGGACCATTCGGACAACGCACTGATTCTCAAGCCGAGCGAAAAGATGCTCGATGCCAGCTTCCCGCTGGGCGACGACGAAGGCGTGACCATCACCTACGACCGCAACCAGGCGCTGTCTCGCGAAGACATGCAGTTCATCACCTGGGAACACCCGATGGTGCAAGGCGGCATGGACCTGGTGCTGTCCGGCTCCATGGGCAACACCGCCGTGGCGCTGATCAAGAACAAGGCCCTCAAGCCGGGCACCGTGCTGCTGGAGCTGCTGTACGTCAGTGAGGTGGTCGCCCCGCGCTCGCTGCAACTGGGCCGCTACCTGCCGCCGGCCGCCTTGCGCTGCCTGCTGGACGCCAATGGCAACGACCTGGCCGCCCGGGTCTCTTTCGAGACCCTGAACGACCAGCTCGAAAGCGTGCCCCGCGCCAGCGCCAACAAGTTCATCCAGGCCCAGCGTGACCAACTCACACCGCGCATCAATGCCGGCGAAGAGAAAGTCGCCCCGCGTCACGCCGAACGCGTGGCCGAGGCCCAGCGCCGCCTGGCCGCCGATACCGACGAGGAACTGGCCCGCCTGACCGCGCTGCAAGCGGTCAACCCCACCGTGCGCGACAGCGAGCTGGTGGCCCTGCGTCAACAGCGCGAGCAAGGCCTGGCGATGCTCGAGAAGGCGGCGCTGCGCCTGGAAGCGATCCGAGTGCTGGTCGCAGGCTGA
- the pcaR gene encoding pca regulon transcriptional regulator PcaR — protein sequence MNDQLRSAFSSVAPPIVASPAKRIQALTGDPDFMTSLARGLAVVQAFQERKRHLTIAQISHRTEIPRAAVRRCLHTLIKLGYATTDGRTYSLLPKVLTLGHAYLSSTPLAVSAQPYLDRMSEQLHEACNMATLEGDDILYIARSATTQRLISVDLSVGGRLPAYCTSMGRILLAALDDASLRDYLDHADLQAKTSRTLHTPEALLECLQQVRQQGWCIVDQELEQGLRSIAVPVYDASGQVVAALNVSTHAGRVSRTELEQRFLPGLLGASRDLSAQLFA from the coding sequence ATGAACGACCAATTGCGCAGCGCCTTCTCTTCTGTAGCGCCACCGATCGTCGCCTCGCCGGCCAAACGGATCCAGGCCCTGACCGGCGATCCGGACTTCATGACCTCCCTGGCCCGTGGCCTGGCCGTGGTCCAGGCGTTCCAGGAGCGCAAACGCCACCTGACCATCGCCCAGATCAGCCATCGCACGGAAATTCCCCGCGCGGCGGTCAGGCGTTGCCTGCACACCTTGATCAAGCTCGGCTACGCCACCACGGATGGGCGCACCTATTCGCTGCTGCCCAAAGTGCTGACCCTCGGCCATGCCTACCTGTCCTCGACGCCGCTGGCCGTTTCCGCCCAGCCGTACCTGGACCGCATGAGCGAACAGCTGCACGAGGCCTGCAACATGGCGACGCTTGAAGGGGACGATATTCTCTATATCGCCCGCTCGGCCACTACTCAGCGACTGATCTCCGTGGATTTGTCCGTCGGTGGCCGACTGCCAGCCTATTGCACCTCGATGGGCAGGATTCTGCTGGCCGCCCTGGATGACGCATCGCTGCGTGACTACCTCGACCATGCCGACCTGCAGGCCAAGACCAGCCGCACCCTGCACACACCCGAAGCATTGCTCGAATGCCTGCAACAGGTACGCCAGCAGGGCTGGTGCATCGTCGACCAGGAGCTGGAGCAAGGCCTGCGTTCCATTGCCGTGCCGGTATACGACGCGTCCGGCCAGGTGGTGGCGGCGCTGAATGTCAGTACCCATGCCGGGCGGGTCAGTCGTACGGAACTGGAACAACGTTTCCTGCCGGGGTTGCTGGGGGCCAGTCGCGACCTGAGTGCGCAGCTGTTCGCCTAG
- a CDS encoding aspartate-semialdehyde dehydrogenase, whose amino-acid sequence MLPPTLPLSAVPITAQQDPIRPRPDIPPVTPVQQGSNETTIDLKQQDPEEAALLLREEQRRQQERDRRRREADEDPEEHLAVPGTELNADNTVPVVPLVEGESRQGLWVDIQI is encoded by the coding sequence ATGTTGCCACCCACGCTCCCCTTGAGCGCCGTACCGATTACAGCTCAACAGGATCCGATCCGTCCGCGACCGGATATTCCGCCCGTGACCCCGGTGCAGCAAGGCTCCAACGAAACCACCATCGACCTCAAGCAGCAGGATCCGGAAGAGGCCGCGCTGTTGTTGCGCGAGGAACAGCGTCGCCAGCAGGAGCGGGACAGGCGCCGCCGTGAAGCGGATGAGGATCCCGAAGAACACCTGGCCGTACCGGGTACCGAGCTCAATGCCGATAACACCGTGCCCGTGGTACCGCTGGTGGAAGGCGAGTCGCGCCAGGGGCTGTGGGTCGACATCCAGATCTGA
- a CDS encoding MFS transporter, with amino-acid sequence MNQPQIRVGNCLDVQSFINAQPISRYQWRVVILCFLIVFLDGLDTAAMGFIAPALSQDWGIDRASLGPVMSAALIGMVFGALGSGPLADRFGRKVVLVGAVVLFGAFSLASAYSTNVDQLLVLRFLTGLGLGAGMPNATTLLSEYTPERKKSLLVTSMFCGFNLGMAGGGFISAKLIPAFGWHSLLLIGGILPLILALVLVFWLPESARYLLVRNRGTEKVRQALAPIEPATIAQAASFSVPEQKTVKARNVLAVIFSGIYSAGTLLLWLTYFMGLVIVYLLTSWLPTLMRDSGASMEQAAFIGALFQFGGVLSAVGVGWAMDRFNPHKVIGLFYLLAGVFAYAVGQSLGHITLLATLVLVAGMCVNGAQSAMPSLAARFYPTQGRATGVSWMLGIGRFGAILGAWMGATLLGLGWNFEQVLTALVIPAALATTAVVIKGLVSHADAT; translated from the coding sequence ATGAACCAGCCTCAGATTCGCGTAGGCAATTGCCTCGACGTTCAGTCCTTCATCAATGCCCAGCCCATTTCTCGCTACCAGTGGCGGGTGGTGATCCTCTGCTTTCTGATTGTCTTCCTCGATGGCCTGGATACGGCGGCCATGGGCTTTATCGCTCCGGCGCTGTCCCAGGACTGGGGCATCGACCGCGCCAGCCTCGGACCGGTGATGAGTGCGGCCTTGATCGGCATGGTATTTGGCGCGTTGGGTTCCGGCCCCCTGGCCGACCGCTTCGGGCGAAAAGTGGTGTTGGTAGGCGCGGTCGTGCTGTTCGGCGCATTCAGCCTGGCGTCGGCCTATAGCACCAATGTGGATCAACTGCTGGTGCTGCGCTTCCTCACTGGCCTGGGGTTGGGGGCCGGGATGCCCAACGCGACCACCCTGCTGTCGGAGTACACCCCGGAACGCAAGAAATCCCTGCTGGTGACCAGCATGTTCTGCGGTTTCAACCTGGGCATGGCTGGCGGTGGGTTCATCTCGGCCAAGTTGATACCGGCGTTCGGCTGGCACAGCTTGCTGCTGATCGGCGGGATCCTGCCGCTGATTCTCGCGCTGGTGCTGGTGTTCTGGCTGCCGGAGTCGGCTCGCTACCTGTTGGTGCGCAACCGTGGCACCGAAAAGGTCCGCCAGGCGTTGGCGCCGATCGAGCCGGCCACGATTGCCCAGGCGGCCAGTTTCAGCGTGCCGGAGCAGAAAACCGTCAAGGCCCGCAACGTGCTGGCGGTGATTTTCTCCGGTATCTACAGCGCCGGGACGCTGCTGTTGTGGCTGACCTACTTCATGGGCCTGGTGATCGTCTACCTGTTGACCAGTTGGCTGCCGACCTTGATGCGCGACAGCGGCGCGAGCATGGAGCAGGCCGCGTTCATCGGGGCTCTGTTCCAGTTCGGTGGCGTACTGAGCGCGGTCGGCGTGGGCTGGGCCATGGACCGGTTCAATCCGCACAAGGTCATTGGCCTGTTCTACCTGTTGGCCGGGGTGTTTGCCTACGCGGTGGGGCAGAGCCTGGGACACATCACCTTGCTCGCCACCCTGGTGCTGGTGGCCGGTATGTGTGTCAACGGTGCGCAATCGGCCATGCCGTCCCTGGCGGCGCGCTTCTATCCGACCCAAGGCCGTGCCACCGGCGTGTCCTGGATGCTGGGCATCGGTCGTTTCGGCGCCATCCTCGGCGCCTGGATGGGGGCGACCCTGCTGGGCCTGGGCTGGAACTTCGAGCAGGTCCTGACCGCCCTGGTCATTCCGGCCGCCCTGGCGACCACGGCGGTGGTGATCAAAGGCCTCGTCAGCCATGCGGATGCAACCTGA